Genomic segment of Simkaniaceae bacterium:
CTCCAGAACTTACAAAATGATTCCAAATATGGTCATGTCCATTAAAAACCAAATCAATTTTGTATTTTTCAAAAAGAGAACCTAAGGTTTCGGCTAAAGAATTAATATTTTTTATGAGGAAAAATTTTTCTTTCGTAGTACAGATAAAATTAAATGGATCTGGATTCAAAGTATAAATGGGATGATGCATCATGACTACTCGAAACTCAGCCTCTTGAAATTCTTCACTGTGAAGCTCATTTAATAGCCATTGATATTGCTCGCTTCCTTCTTCTATTGGCACATAACTGAAATCCGATTGATATACCCGAGCCACAGGCAGCACAATTAAATATTGCTTTCCCATTTTTATTGAGTAATATGGGGCACGAGATGTCTCATCTAAAGGAAGAGAGAAAATATTATTGAAGAATTGCCACTCCGGAACTCTTGGATTTATTTTAATCTGCCCAAAATCTGGGACATCATGATTACCAAATGCAGGAATAATAGGAATGGTTTGAATCAATTCTGCTCCTTTGTAAATATCACCATTTATTTCAACCTTAGCCTTTCCCTGTAATGAAGCAAATAGAGCAGCAGAGTGTGTAAACCAATAGTCATATCGATTAATAGCATTTCCAAAATCTCCAGCATAAAATATAGCATCAAAGTTCCCTATAATATTTTTAGCTGCTTCAAGTTGAAGAGGGATTAA
This window contains:
- a CDS encoding metallophosphoesterase; translated protein: LIPLQLEAAKNIIGNFDAIFYAGDFGNAINRYDYWFTHSAALFASLQGKAKVEINGDIYKGAELIQTIPIIPAFGNHDVPDFGQIKINPRVPEWQFFNNIFSLPLDETSRAPYYSIKMGKQYLIVLPVARVYQSDFSYVPIEEGSEQYQWLLNELHSEEFQEAEFRVVMMHHPIYTLNPDPFNFICTTKEKFFLIKNINSLAETLGSLFEKYKIDLVFNGHDHIWNHFVSSGGVHYLSSCQAVAENKNNWLLKKCSNGLDPVFPNKNQFRLDGKLVPYPVGPGAVFSVLDTKTKQVISYFSFFQGTTLQCIEFDAFTFSRAPQY